In Rosa chinensis cultivar Old Blush chromosome 1, RchiOBHm-V2, whole genome shotgun sequence, a genomic segment contains:
- the LOC112182104 gene encoding ABC transporter G family member 4, translated as MEKSQSSPHIHPSTAAATSCISLSSFHSFKSKAPHFIQPHLLNSLNSMEDTPTLPPSKTYELTASSISYTKSTTATTTFAPLNFLFKPCTSLSSPTYILRDVTLTAYPSQILAVVGPSGAGKSTLLDILAARTSPTSGVLLLNSSPLNPSSFRKLSAYVPQHDACLPLLTVFETFAFAACLLIPSPNKSNIATIVSSLLSELRLTHLTNTRLGHGLSGGERRRVSIGLSLLHDPAVLLLDEPTSGLDSTSAFNVMQTLKSICTSRHRTVVLSIHQPSFKILSTIDRILLLSKGEVVHHGTLSSLEEFLLSNGFTVPPQLNALEYTMEILNRLTVPKPIPSTTIPPLISSPNFDDGDGARQMVRYKSSRIHEILTLYNRFWKIIYRTRQLLLTNTLEALLVGLVLGTIYINIGFDKQGIEKRFGLFAFTLTFLLSSTTETLPIFINERPIVLRETSGGIYRLSSYLIANTLVFLPYLLAIAIIYSVSVYFLVGLCASWQAFAYFVLVIWIIVLMANSFVLFLSSLAPNYIAGTSLVTISLGGFFLFSGYFISKDNMPKYWLFMHFFSMYKYALDALLINEYGCLVSRCMIWYSDDRSKNSTESSTCMVTGGDVLQKRGLHEGQRWTNIYILIGFFVAYRVLCLMVLVRRVSRSKK; from the coding sequence ATGGAGAAATCACAGTCATCACCACATATCCATCCCAGTACCGCCGCTGCTACTTCATGCATATCTCTCAGCTCTTTTCACTCCTTCAAGTCCAAAGCTCCACACTTCATCCAACCCCACCTCCTAAACAGCCTCAACTCCATGGAAGACACACCAACCCTACCTCCATCCAAAACCTATGAACTAACAGCCTCCTCAATCTCATACACCAAATCCACCACCGCAACCACCACCTTTGCTCCACTTAACTTCCTCTTCAAGCCATGCACCTCCCTTTCTTCCCCCACCTACATCCTCCGCGATGTCACCCTTACCGCCTACCCCTCCCAAATCCTTGCGGTTGTTGGCCCTAGCGGGGCCGGAAAGTCCACCCTCCTCGACATCCTAGCAGCCCGAACCTCCCCCACTAGCGGCGTCCTCCTCCTCAACTCCTCCCCCCTCAACCCTTCATCCTTCCGAAAACTCTCTGCCTACGTCCCTCAACATGATGCTTGCCTCCCCCTCCTCACAGTTTTCGAGACCTTCGCCTTCGCCGCGTGCCTTCTCATCCCTAGCCCTAACAAGTCCAACATTGCCACCATcgtctcctctcttctctccgAGCTCAGGCTTACGCACTTGACCAACACGCGGCTCGGCCACGGCCTATCCGGCGGTGAACGTCGCCGCGTTTCCATCGGCCTCAGCCTTCTCCATGACCCAGCGGTCCTACTTCTTGACGAGCCCACCTCCGGCCTCGACAGCACCTCCGCTTTCAACGTCATGCAGACCCTCAAGTCCATCTGCACCTCCCGTCACCGCACGGTGGTTCTATCAATCCACCAACCTAGCTTCAAGATCCTCTCCACCATTGATAGGATCCTGTTGCTGTCGAAAGGTGAAGTCGTCCATCACGGAACGCTTTCTTCTCTGGAAGAGTTTCTCCTCTCAAATGGCTTCACTGTCCCTCCACAGCTCAACGCCTTGGAATACACCATGGAAATTCTAAACCGCCTCACAGTCCCTAAACCTATCCCATCCACCACTATACCTCCAttaatttcttctccaaattttGATGATGGTGATGGAGCTCGACAAATGGTCCGTTACAAAAGCTCTAGAATCCACGAGATTTTGACGCTTTACAATCGCTTTTGGAAAATCATATACAGAACTAGGCAGCTACTCTTAACAAACACCTTGGAGGCCTTACTTGTGGGTTTGGTTTTGGGCACCATTTACATAAACATCGGGTTTGACAAGCAAGGAATCGAGAAGAGGTTCGGTCTTTTCGCTTTCACTCTCACTTTCCTTCTTTCCTCCACAACTGAAACACTTCCAATCTTCATCAACGAAAGACCTATTGTTCTTAGAGAAACTTCCGGTGGGATTTACAGGCTTTCGTCATATCTGATCGCCAATACCCTAGTTTTCTTGCCCTACTTGCTTGCGATTGCGATCATATACTCGGTTTCTGTCTACTTCTTGGTGGGTCTTTGCGCTAGTTGGCAAGCTTTTGCTTACTTTGTGCTGGTGATATGGATCATTGTGTTGATGGCCAACTCGTTTGTTTTGTTCTTGAGTTCCCTTGCTCCGAACTACATTGCCGGGACTTCGCTGGTGACGATTAGTCTCGGCGGTTTCTTTCTGTTTTCCGGCTACTTTATTTCTAAGGATAACATGCCCAAGTATTGGTTGTTTATGCATTTCTTTAGTATGTACAAGTATGCTCTTGATGCGCTTTTGATCAATGAGTATGGCTGCCTTGTGTCGAGGTGTATGATATGGTACTCCGATGATCGGAGCAAGAATAGTACAGAGAGTAGTACATGCATGGTGACCGGAGGCGATGTGCTGCAGAAGAGAGGGCTCCATGAAGGGCAGAGGTGGACCAACATTTACA